The following DNA comes from Rhodopseudomonas boonkerdii.
GCGTGCGCGGCAACTACATTATCGTGGATCGCCTGTTCGCCGCCGCCGAATTGCGGTTCGGCGCGGGCAAGGACCAGAAGCGCGTCCGCATATCCCGCACCGACGGGAGGCCGGCATCGTGAGCGACGAACGCGATCCCGAAATGGAAGAAGGCCGGGCGCTGGGTTCGACGCCCGAGCCTCAGCCGGCCGACGTTGATGACACCCGGCCGCTGACCGGCGAACCCGCCGCGACGATGCGGCTGCGTGCCGAGCCGCCGCGTGTGACCCGCCTTTCCCGCAAAGTGCTGGCCGGTCTGGGTCTCGCTGCAAGCCTCGGTGTTGGCGGGGCGCTAATCTACGCGCTTCAAACCCGTCACGGCGGCCAGGGCCAGGAGCTGTACTCGACGGACAACCGCTCGACACCGGATGGCCTCGCTGGATTGCCGAAGGATTATTCCGGCGTTCCGAAGCTCGGCCCGCCACTGCCCGGCGACCTCGGCCGTCCGATCCTCAATGCGCAGAATGGCGCCCCCGTGCCGCCGATCGGCGCACGGCCGACAGGCCCCGTGGGACCAAGCCCAGAGGAACAACGCCGGGCCCAGGAGCTGGAGGCTGCGCGGACCGCACGGCTGTTCGCCTCGACCGAGAATCGGCCCGCCAGTGCCGCGACCTCGGCGCAACCGACCGCGACCGCCACGCCTCTCGCCGATCTCTCCAGCCTCGGCCTCGCGCCGCAGCCGGCGACGCCCTCGGCGCAGGACCGGCAGCTCGCATTCCTCAACCAGGCGCCCGACAAGCGAACCGTCTCGCCGGATCGTGTTGCGGCGCCGGCGTCGAAGAATGTGCTTCAGGCCGGTGCCGTCATCGCCGCCGCGCTCATCACAGGCATTCGCTCCGACCTGCCCGGTCAGATCACCGCGCAGGTGACCGAGAACATCTATGACAGCCCGACCGGCAAGATCCTGCTCGTGCCCCAGGGCACGCGCGTCGTCGGGCAGTATGACAGCGGCGTCGGCTTCGGTCAGCGGCGCATTCTCCTCGTCTGGAATCGGCTGATCTTCCCCAATGGCCGCTCCATCGTGCTGGAGCGTCAGCCTGGTGCAGACGCGGAGGGCTATGCCGGGCTCGAGGATGGTGTCGACTATCACTGGGGCGAACTGTTCAAGGCCGCTGCGCTCTCAACGATCCTGAGTATCGGCGCCGAGGCCGGTTCGTCGGGTCAGGACAGCGATATCGTCCGCGCTCTTCGTCAGGGCGCCTCGAACAGCGTCAGCCAGACCGGTCAGCAGATCGTCCAGCGTCAGCTCAACATTGCTCCGACGCTCACCATCCGGCCGGGGTTCCCCGTCCGCGTCATCGTCACGCGCGATCTAGTGCTCGAACCCTACGGAGGCTGAGATGGCCAAGCTGAAATTGGGACCGATCGTCGACGACAAGCCGGTGAAGGTCTCGGTGGAGCTGCCAGCGAGCCTTCA
Coding sequences within:
- a CDS encoding TrbI/VirB10 family protein; this encodes MSDERDPEMEEGRALGSTPEPQPADVDDTRPLTGEPAATMRLRAEPPRVTRLSRKVLAGLGLAASLGVGGALIYALQTRHGGQGQELYSTDNRSTPDGLAGLPKDYSGVPKLGPPLPGDLGRPILNAQNGAPVPPIGARPTGPVGPSPEEQRRAQELEAARTARLFASTENRPASAATSAQPTATATPLADLSSLGLAPQPATPSAQDRQLAFLNQAPDKRTVSPDRVAAPASKNVLQAGAVIAAALITGIRSDLPGQITAQVTENIYDSPTGKILLVPQGTRVVGQYDSGVGFGQRRILLVWNRLIFPNGRSIVLERQPGADAEGYAGLEDGVDYHWGELFKAAALSTILSIGAEAGSSGQDSDIVRALRQGASNSVSQTGQQIVQRQLNIAPTLTIRPGFPVRVIVTRDLVLEPYGG